The following are encoded in a window of Triticum aestivum cultivar Chinese Spring unplaced genomic scaffold, IWGSC CS RefSeq v2.1 scaffold5046, whole genome shotgun sequence genomic DNA:
- the LOC123173849 gene encoding uncharacterized protein yields MASQLVESHRAGAEVHKGNDICKKKTVELLEVLGLPKGLFPMDDIEEVGHNCESGFVWILQKKKKEHTFNKLNQTASYDTEVTAFVEKGKMKKITGVKVEEFSLVKICVDESSADKVTIKTDTGLSDTHDAAVFALGE; encoded by the coding sequence ATGGCGTCCCAGCTGGTTGAGAGCCACCGTGCCGGCGCCGAGGTCCACAAGGGGAACGATATCTGCAAGAAGAAGACCGTCGAGCTTCTCGAAGTGCTTGGCCTCCCGAAAGGCCTCTTTCCTATGGATGACATCGAGGAGGTCGGGCACAACTGTGAGAGTGGGTTCGTGTGGATActtcagaagaagaagaaagagcacACGTTCAACAAGCTCAACCAGACCGCCTCCTACGACACTGAGGTGACCGCTTTTGTGGAAAAGGGCAAGATGAAAAAGATCACCGGGGTCAAGGTAGAGGAGTTTTCTTTGGTCAAGATCTGTGTGGATGAGTCTTCTGCTGATAAGGTCACAATCAAGACCGACACTGGTCTGTCTGACACCCATGATGCTGCCGTGTTCGCTCTCGGAGAATAG
- the LOC123173848 gene encoding uncharacterized protein has translation MASQLVESHRAGAEVHKGNDICKKKTIKILEVLGLRKGLFPMDDIEEVGHNCESGFVWILQKKKKEHTFNKLNQTVSYDTEVTAFVEKGKMKKVTGVKIEDMSLVEVCVDDSSADKVTIKADTGLSDTHDAVVFALGE, from the coding sequence ATGGCGTCCCAGCTGGTTGAGAGCCACCGTGCCGGCGCCGAGGTCCACAAGGGGAACGATATCTGCAAGAAGAAGACCATCAAGATTCTCGAAGTGCTTGGCCTCCGGAAAGGCCTCTTTCCTATGGATGACATCGAGGAGGTCGGGCACAACTGTGAGAGTGGGTTTGTGTGGATActtcagaagaagaagaaagagcacACGTTCAACAAGCTCAACCAGACCGTCTCCTACGACACTGAGGTGACCGCTTTTGTGGAAAAGGGCAAGATGAAGAAGGTCACCGGGGTCAAGATCGAGGACATGTCTTTGGTCGAGGTCTGTGTGGAtgactcttctgctgataaggttACCATCAAGGCCGACACCGGTCTGTCTGACACTCATGATGCGGTCGTGTTCGCTCTTGGGGAATAG